A single region of the Sphingomonas sp. LY29 genome encodes:
- the cysN gene encoding sulfate adenylyltransferase subunit CysN, producing MAATLLRFITCGSVDDGKSTLIGRLLYDSKLLLDDQLAALEADSRRVGTQGQEIDFALLVDGLAAEREQGITIDVAYRYFATEARSFIVADTPGHEQYTRNMVTGASGADLAVILIDARKGVLTQTRRHSYLAQLVGVRRFVLAVNKMDLVGYEQARFDEIVADYREFAGGIGIDEFTAIPLSALRGDNVTTASPEMPWYRGPALIEHLETVEVDGDDLGAAFRMPVQWVNRPSHDFRGFSGLVAAGRIVPGDEVRVLPAGTTSKVERIVTADGDLAQAVAGQSIVLTLADEVDCSRGSVIAAAGSPPEVADRFEASLVWMSEDALIPGRGYWLKLATQNVTATVQPPKFAVNVNTMEHLAARTLDLNGIGVVEIATDRGIVFEPYADNRTLGGFILIDKLTNATVAAGMIHFALRRAQNIHWQALEVSREAHAALKLQRPMVLWFTGLSGAGKSTIANLVEKKLHGQGRHTFLLDGDNVRHGLNKDLGFTEADRIENIRRVGEVARLMADAGLIVISAFISPFRAEREMVRAMLPAGEFVEVFVDTPLAEAERRDVKGLYAKARAGDLANFTGIDSPYEAPDDAEIVIDTMTMTPEQAADLIVDRLMQPAS from the coding sequence ATGGCCGCGACGCTGCTTCGCTTCATCACCTGCGGGAGCGTGGACGACGGCAAGTCGACGCTGATCGGCCGGCTGCTGTACGATTCAAAGCTATTGCTCGACGACCAGTTGGCGGCGCTCGAGGCAGACAGTCGCCGGGTCGGGACGCAGGGACAGGAGATCGACTTCGCGCTGCTGGTCGACGGTCTGGCCGCCGAGCGCGAGCAGGGCATCACGATCGATGTCGCCTATCGCTACTTCGCGACCGAGGCGCGCAGCTTCATCGTCGCCGATACCCCCGGGCACGAACAATATACGCGCAACATGGTCACCGGGGCGTCGGGCGCGGACCTCGCCGTCATCCTGATCGACGCGCGCAAGGGCGTGCTGACCCAGACACGGCGCCATAGCTATTTGGCGCAGTTGGTCGGGGTTCGGCGCTTCGTGCTGGCGGTGAACAAGATGGACCTGGTCGGTTACGAGCAGGCCCGGTTCGACGAGATCGTCGCGGACTATCGCGAGTTCGCGGGCGGCATCGGGATCGACGAGTTCACCGCAATTCCACTGTCGGCCCTGCGCGGCGACAATGTCACGACCGCTTCGCCCGAGATGCCATGGTATCGCGGGCCGGCGCTGATCGAGCATCTCGAAACCGTCGAGGTCGATGGCGACGACCTCGGCGCGGCATTCCGGATGCCGGTGCAGTGGGTCAATCGGCCGAGTCACGACTTTCGCGGCTTCTCGGGGCTGGTTGCCGCCGGGCGCATCGTGCCGGGGGACGAAGTGCGCGTGCTTCCCGCCGGGACAACGAGCAAGGTCGAGCGCATCGTCACAGCTGACGGCGATCTAGCGCAGGCCGTGGCAGGGCAATCGATCGTGCTGACGCTGGCCGACGAGGTCGATTGCAGCCGCGGTAGCGTCATCGCCGCCGCGGGATCGCCGCCCGAAGTCGCCGACCGCTTCGAGGCGTCGCTGGTCTGGATGAGCGAGGATGCGCTGATCCCTGGGCGCGGCTATTGGCTGAAGCTCGCGACGCAGAACGTCACCGCGACGGTCCAGCCGCCCAAGTTCGCGGTCAACGTCAACACGATGGAGCATCTCGCCGCGCGCACGCTCGACCTCAACGGGATCGGGGTGGTTGAAATCGCGACCGATCGCGGGATCGTGTTCGAACCCTATGCCGACAATCGTACGCTCGGCGGGTTCATCCTTATCGACAAGCTGACCAACGCGACGGTCGCGGCGGGAATGATCCATTTTGCGCTTCGTCGTGCGCAGAACATCCATTGGCAGGCGCTTGAGGTCAGTCGCGAGGCACATGCGGCGCTCAAGCTGCAGCGACCGATGGTGCTGTGGTTCACCGGCCTGTCGGGCGCTGGCAAGTCGACGATCGCCAATCTGGTCGAGAAGAAATTGCACGGACAAGGGCGGCACACCTTCCTGCTCGACGGCGACAACGTTCGCCATGGACTGAACAAGGATCTGGGCTTCACCGAGGCCGACCGGATCGAGAATATCCGCCGCGTCGGCGAGGTCGCGCGGCTGATGGCCGACGCGGGACTGATCGTGATCAGCGCCTTCATCTCCCCGTTCCGCGCCGAACGCGAGATGGTCCGGGCGATGCTTCCGGCCGGTGAGTTCGTCGAAGTGTTCGTCGATACGCCGCTGGCCGAGGCCGAGCGGCGCGACGTGAAGGGGCTCTATGCGAAGGCACGGGCAGGCGACCTCGCTAACTTCACCGGCATCGACAGTCCCTACGAAGCGCCCGACGATGCCGAGATCGTGATCGACACAATGACGATGACGCCCGAGCAAGCCGCCGACCTGATCGTCGATCGGCTGATGCAGCCGGCGTCCTGA
- the cysD gene encoding sulfate adenylyltransferase subunit CysD produces the protein MTTTSTLSHLDRLEAESIHIMREVVAEAQRPVMLYSIGKDSAVMLHLARKAFFPAPPPFPLLHVDTTWKFRAMYELRDRAAREAGMDLLVHRNPEAEARGINPFDHGALHTDMWKTEGLKQALDLHHFDAAFGGARRDEEKSRAKERIFSFRSASHGWDPKNQRPELWNLYNARKGPNESLRVFPLSNWTELDVWQYIEREGIEIVPLYFAAERPTVARDGTILMIDDHRFPLRDGEQPVMRSIRFRTLGCYPLTGAVESRADTLAGIIDEMRRSTTSERQGRVIDRDGGDASMEKKKQEGYF, from the coding sequence GTGACGACGACCAGCACCCTGTCCCATCTCGACCGGCTCGAGGCCGAGAGCATTCACATCATGCGCGAAGTCGTCGCCGAGGCGCAGCGCCCGGTGATGCTCTATTCGATCGGCAAGGACAGCGCGGTGATGCTTCACCTGGCGCGCAAGGCGTTCTTCCCGGCGCCGCCGCCATTCCCATTGCTCCATGTCGACACGACCTGGAAATTCCGCGCGATGTACGAGCTTCGCGACCGCGCCGCGCGCGAGGCGGGAATGGATTTGCTGGTCCATCGCAATCCCGAGGCGGAGGCGCGCGGGATCAATCCTTTCGACCATGGTGCGCTCCATACCGACATGTGGAAAACCGAGGGGTTGAAGCAGGCGCTCGACCTGCACCACTTCGACGCGGCCTTCGGCGGGGCTCGGCGCGACGAGGAGAAGAGCCGCGCCAAGGAGCGGATTTTCTCGTTCCGGTCGGCGAGCCACGGCTGGGACCCGAAGAACCAGCGCCCCGAATTGTGGAACCTCTACAATGCGCGAAAGGGGCCGAACGAAAGCCTGCGCGTTTTCCCCTTGTCCAACTGGACCGAGCTCGACGTGTGGCAGTACATCGAGCGCGAAGGCATCGAGATCGTGCCGCTCTATTTCGCCGCTGAGCGCCCGACGGTTGCCCGCGACGGCACCATCCTGATGATCGACGACCACCGCTTCCCGCTGCGCGACGGCGAGCAGCCGGTGATGCGGTCGATCCGATTTCGGACGCTTGGTTGTTATCCGCTGACTGGGGCGGTCGAGAGTAGGGCCGATACGCTGGCCGGGATTATCGACGAGATGCGCCGATCAACCACCTCCGAGCGACAGGGGCGCGTGATCGACCGCGACGGCGGCGATGCGTCGATGGAGAAGAAGAAGCAGGAGGGCTATTTCTAA
- a CDS encoding acetyl-CoA C-acetyltransferase: protein MGAAYIVSAKRTAGGRRGGALRDWHPADLGAAILDELVRNSEIDAAVIEDVIVGCVSQVGEQSFHVGRNMVLASSLPDSVPAVTIDRQCGSSQQALHFAAQAVMSGTQDVIIAAGVEHMTRVPMGTPVILPMQAGIGIGPWSQAIKDRYGVAEFSQFTGAEMMAKKYGFDREALDAFALDSHRKAVAATDSGTFADEILVLDGVDKQGVPIRHAHDEGIRRDATAEGLAELKTLVAGGVITAGNASQICDGASGVLIASERALADHGLTPIARIENLTVTAGDPVIMLEEPIPATRRALERSGRRLDEIDLFEVNEAFASVPLAWLQELKADPSRLNVHGGAIALGHPLGASGTKLMATLVHALRARGGRYGLQTMCEGGGIANVTIIEALN from the coding sequence ATGGGTGCAGCCTATATCGTCTCGGCCAAGCGGACCGCCGGTGGTCGCCGCGGTGGCGCGCTCAGGGATTGGCATCCGGCCGACCTGGGTGCGGCTATTCTCGACGAGCTCGTCCGGAACAGCGAAATCGACGCGGCGGTCATCGAAGACGTCATCGTCGGCTGCGTCAGCCAGGTCGGCGAGCAGAGCTTTCACGTCGGCCGCAACATGGTTCTTGCCTCGTCGCTTCCCGACAGCGTGCCCGCGGTCACGATCGATCGCCAATGCGGAAGCTCGCAGCAGGCGCTCCACTTCGCGGCGCAGGCGGTGATGAGCGGGACGCAGGACGTCATCATCGCCGCCGGGGTCGAGCATATGACCCGCGTCCCGATGGGAACCCCCGTCATCCTGCCGATGCAGGCCGGCATCGGGATTGGCCCATGGAGCCAAGCGATCAAAGACCGCTACGGGGTCGCCGAATTCAGCCAGTTTACCGGCGCCGAAATGATGGCGAAGAAATATGGCTTCGATCGTGAGGCGCTCGACGCCTTCGCGCTCGACAGTCACCGCAAGGCGGTCGCCGCGACCGACTCTGGCACCTTCGCCGACGAAATCCTCGTCCTCGACGGAGTCGACAAGCAGGGCGTCCCGATCCGCCACGCGCATGACGAAGGCATCCGCCGCGATGCCACTGCCGAAGGGCTCGCGGAACTCAAGACGCTCGTCGCGGGCGGCGTCATCACCGCCGGGAATGCCAGCCAGATCTGCGACGGCGCCTCGGGCGTCTTGATCGCGTCCGAACGCGCGCTTGCCGATCACGGGCTGACCCCGATCGCGCGGATCGAGAACCTTACCGTGACCGCGGGCGACCCGGTGATCATGCTCGAAGAGCCGATCCCCGCCACTCGCCGTGCGCTCGAACGATCGGGGCGCCGGCTGGACGAGATCGACCTGTTCGAGGTCAACGAGGCGTTTGCCTCGGTGCCGCTGGCGTGGCTCCAGGAACTGAAGGCCGACCCCTCGCGCCTCAACGTCCACGGCGGTGCGATCGCGCTTGGCCACCCGCTCGGCGCCAGCGGCACCAAGCTGATGGCCACGCTCGTCCACGCCCTTCGCGCTCGCGGCGGCCGCTATGGACTACAGACGATGTGCGAGGGCGGTGGAATCGCCAACGTCACCATCATCGAGGCGCTGAACTAG
- a CDS encoding TonB-dependent receptor plug domain-containing protein, which produces MRNHTAMLLAGAAFCLPAGAFAQAVPVTSDPAVAPPPQATPAGDRRIFTPADFARFAPKSAYDMLVQIPGFTVRGADQERGLGQASENVLVNGQRIADKSGGAIAELQRMSAANVERIEIVEAAQLGIAGLSGQVANVVVKATAKASGQFEWRPDVRPHYSHPNLLRGSVSFSDRAGPLDYTLSINNGASRGAYGGPAIISDRFGAEVERREQVISSDFDQPRMAAKFKLDAPESSIANLTVAHSPYWYDFEDDDRRIRADGDDRTRRTTQTQIGYVFDITGDYDFAVGPGRLKFIGLRKFEHEPTRTRQVTRFDSGAPAVGVELLRDVHVGETIGRAEYAWKSGKNDWQLSLERASNRLEQEGSLSILSPSGSFDPVDYPEGSGIVSETRYEGVASFSRPLTPKLDLQLTGGGEISRIQREDIPDSERKFFRPKGSLSLAWRPSKSWDASFKLRRRVGQISFYDFLAQRNFGSDRENAGNPDLVPPQSWEIETEVGRDFGAWGKSRLKLYGHRIDDIIDIVPIGETGQAIGNLPRATRLGLESTSTIQFDNLGLKGAKIDLVFGFERTRVRDPLTGERRAISGTQDRWAEISFRHDVAGTKWAYGASANHGHVTPTYFLTEIARGWEGPVFADVFVEHKDVYGLTVRASAGNLLNARHRYDRIVYGGRRDVSPVEFEQKHDQLIGPIFQLSVKGTF; this is translated from the coding sequence TTGCGTAACCACACGGCCATGCTGCTCGCCGGCGCCGCCTTCTGCCTTCCGGCAGGCGCCTTTGCGCAGGCGGTCCCGGTCACCAGCGATCCCGCCGTCGCGCCGCCTCCGCAGGCGACCCCGGCAGGCGACCGGCGCATCTTCACCCCCGCCGACTTCGCGCGCTTCGCGCCGAAATCTGCCTACGACATGCTCGTCCAGATCCCGGGGTTCACGGTCCGCGGCGCGGATCAGGAACGCGGGCTCGGCCAGGCGTCGGAGAACGTCCTCGTCAACGGGCAGCGGATCGCCGACAAATCGGGCGGCGCGATCGCCGAATTGCAGCGGATGAGCGCCGCCAACGTCGAGCGGATCGAAATCGTCGAAGCCGCGCAGCTCGGGATCGCCGGCCTGTCGGGGCAGGTCGCCAACGTGGTCGTCAAGGCGACCGCCAAGGCGAGCGGCCAGTTCGAATGGCGGCCCGACGTTCGCCCGCATTACTCCCACCCCAACCTGTTGCGCGGTTCGGTCAGCTTCTCCGATCGCGCCGGGCCGCTCGATTACACGCTGTCGATCAACAATGGCGCGAGCCGCGGTGCCTATGGCGGCCCCGCGATCATCAGCGACCGCTTCGGTGCGGAGGTCGAGCGGCGCGAGCAGGTCATCAGCTCCGACTTCGACCAGCCGCGCATGGCCGCGAAGTTCAAACTCGACGCGCCCGAATCGTCGATCGCCAATCTGACGGTCGCGCATTCACCCTATTGGTACGACTTCGAGGACGACGATCGACGCATCCGCGCCGACGGCGACGATCGCACGCGGCGGACGACGCAGACGCAGATCGGCTACGTGTTCGACATCACCGGCGATTATGATTTCGCGGTCGGGCCGGGGCGCCTGAAGTTCATCGGCCTGCGCAAATTCGAGCATGAGCCGACGCGGACCAGGCAGGTCACCCGCTTCGACAGCGGCGCGCCCGCGGTCGGGGTCGAATTGCTTCGTGACGTCCATGTCGGCGAGACGATCGGCCGCGCCGAGTACGCTTGGAAAAGCGGCAAGAACGATTGGCAGTTGTCGCTTGAGCGCGCGAGCAATCGACTGGAGCAGGAAGGATCGCTGTCGATCCTCTCGCCTTCGGGATCGTTCGATCCGGTCGACTATCCAGAGGGCAGCGGAATCGTTTCCGAGACCCGTTACGAAGGCGTGGCGAGCTTCAGCCGTCCATTGACGCCCAAGCTCGACCTCCAACTGACCGGCGGCGGCGAAATCTCGAGAATCCAGCGCGAGGATATTCCCGATTCCGAACGCAAGTTCTTCCGCCCCAAAGGCAGCCTGTCGCTCGCGTGGCGTCCGTCGAAATCATGGGATGCCAGTTTCAAACTTCGCCGCCGCGTCGGGCAGATCAGCTTCTACGACTTCCTTGCGCAGCGGAACTTTGGTTCCGACCGCGAGAATGCCGGCAATCCCGACCTGGTTCCGCCGCAGAGCTGGGAGATCGAGACCGAGGTCGGGCGCGATTTCGGGGCCTGGGGGAAAAGCCGGCTGAAGCTCTACGGCCACCGCATCGACGACATCATCGATATCGTGCCGATCGGCGAGACAGGGCAGGCGATCGGCAATCTGCCGCGCGCGACCCGCCTCGGCCTTGAATCGACCAGCACCATCCAGTTCGACAATCTGGGGCTGAAGGGCGCCAAGATCGACTTGGTCTTCGGGTTCGAACGGACACGCGTGCGTGATCCACTGACCGGCGAGCGGCGGGCGATCAGCGGGACCCAGGATCGCTGGGCCGAAATCTCGTTCCGTCACGACGTGGCGGGGACGAAGTGGGCCTATGGTGCGTCGGCCAATCACGGCCATGTCACGCCAACCTATTTCCTGACCGAGATCGCCCGCGGCTGGGAAGGGCCGGTGTTCGCCGACGTGTTCGTCGAGCATAAGGACGTCTACGGACTGACCGTCCGCGCCTCGGCGGGAAATCTGCTCAACGCGCGCCACCGCTACGACCGGATCGTCTATGGGGGCCGGCGCGACGTCAGCCCGGTCGAATTCGAACAGAAGCACGACCAGCTGATCGGGCCGATCTTCCAGCTGTCGGTGAAGGGGACCTTCTAG
- a CDS encoding M56 family metallopeptidase: METLIGLALKSLLVAAVTLGLLYLTRRRSASERSLIAHLGLVALVALPLASLALPALHVDLPQVMASSEVEPVAVAEADLPAIAPVEESATPVAASSPWEAPSTIDLTSFLYAIPAVALILVTLLALLRLVALKSRAQVLVDPVWLGALAHAQRRMGFKNGTALLTSSELSSPISWGLMRPVILLNDEALGATGEAEAIIAHELAHVARLDWIKLLLARVATAVFWFNPLAWVLAREAHQLREEAADDAVLAANIADTDYAQLLVGIARHECKGLLLGAHGVAPSKGSLTRRVRRVLDGTLARGTAAPSWIAGFAAGMLVMSAPLAALTFQQPEAEPADETAPGMASMPAPIADAVEPAIAETVTRSVMTSTAIARNAAEVAVSNARIVDTEALRRQIATSIERRRDRKLGGRDPVDTAIGMKVMGVTPEYVAAMRAASPRFRNLNPDEMIEMKAMGVTPEFVRSMAAAGFGSASADEIGEAAVLRVTPGYVRGMRAAGQAAASLEELGELRTLGITPDFVRRVKAAGHRTLSAEQLIKLRMLGMVPRAPTPPLPPAPHNWADQDSAPTPTP; the protein is encoded by the coding sequence ATGGAAACGCTGATCGGACTTGCGCTGAAGTCGCTGTTGGTGGCCGCGGTAACGCTGGGCCTGTTATACCTGACCCGCCGCCGTTCGGCATCGGAGCGGTCGCTGATCGCGCATCTAGGGCTCGTCGCGCTGGTGGCGTTGCCGCTCGCCAGTCTCGCGCTTCCAGCGCTTCACGTCGACCTGCCGCAGGTGATGGCGTCGAGCGAGGTCGAGCCCGTCGCGGTTGCCGAGGCCGACCTACCCGCGATCGCGCCGGTCGAAGAATCCGCAACACCGGTCGCCGCGTCCAGTCCATGGGAGGCGCCGTCGACGATCGACTTGACCAGCTTTCTTTACGCCATTCCCGCTGTCGCCCTGATCCTCGTCACGCTGCTCGCTCTGCTTCGGCTGGTCGCGCTTAAGTCTCGCGCCCAGGTGCTGGTCGATCCGGTCTGGCTCGGTGCGCTGGCTCATGCGCAGCGTCGCATGGGATTCAAGAACGGGACCGCGCTGCTGACGTCGAGCGAACTCAGCTCGCCGATCAGCTGGGGCCTGATGCGCCCGGTGATCCTGCTCAACGACGAGGCGCTCGGCGCGACGGGCGAGGCGGAGGCGATCATCGCGCACGAACTGGCGCACGTCGCCCGGCTGGACTGGATCAAGCTGCTGCTGGCGCGCGTCGCGACCGCGGTCTTCTGGTTCAACCCGCTGGCCTGGGTGCTCGCTCGCGAAGCGCACCAGTTGCGCGAGGAGGCTGCGGATGACGCGGTGCTTGCCGCCAACATCGCCGATACCGATTACGCCCAGTTGCTGGTCGGGATCGCCCGCCACGAGTGCAAGGGCCTGCTGCTCGGCGCGCATGGCGTCGCGCCGTCGAAGGGTTCGCTGACGCGCCGGGTTCGCCGGGTGCTCGATGGCACGCTTGCTCGCGGGACCGCCGCGCCTTCGTGGATCGCGGGCTTCGCCGCCGGGATGCTGGTGATGTCGGCACCGCTGGCGGCACTGACGTTTCAGCAGCCTGAGGCCGAGCCAGCCGACGAGACTGCGCCCGGCATGGCCTCCATGCCCGCGCCAATCGCCGACGCGGTCGAGCCGGCGATTGCCGAGACGGTCACTCGCTCGGTGATGACCAGCACCGCGATCGCCCGCAATGCTGCCGAAGTGGCGGTCTCCAATGCGCGGATCGTCGATACAGAAGCGCTCCGCCGCCAGATCGCCACGTCGATTGAGCGTCGCCGCGACCGCAAGCTTGGCGGGCGCGATCCCGTCGACACCGCGATCGGGATGAAGGTGATGGGCGTCACGCCTGAATATGTCGCGGCGATGCGCGCCGCTTCGCCCCGCTTCCGCAATCTGAACCCCGACGAGATGATCGAGATGAAGGCGATGGGCGTGACGCCCGAGTTCGTCCGATCGATGGCCGCCGCCGGCTTCGGATCGGCGAGTGCCGACGAGATCGGTGAAGCCGCCGTGCTTCGGGTCACCCCGGGTTATGTTCGCGGAATGCGGGCCGCGGGGCAGGCCGCCGCGTCGCTCGAAGAACTCGGCGAACTGCGCACGCTCGGCATCACTCCCGACTTCGTTCGGCGGGTAAAGGCGGCGGGTCACCGCACCCTGTCGGCGGAACAACTGATCAAGCTGAGGATGCTCGGCATGGTCCCCAGGGCGCCGACGCCGCCGCTGCCGCCGGCCCCGCACAACTGGGCCGACCAGGACTCGGCCCCGACGCCGACGCCCTAA